The window GCACATGACACCGCCACAGGGCAAGAATTGCCCTATGGCCAACCCTAACAGAGAGGTAAGTCATGTCGATCTACGGAGTAAGCGGCAGCTCCTCCAGCAACATGGCGGAGATGCTCGCCCAATTGCGCAATGCGAAGCAACAGGATTCCGGCGGCTTCGCAACGTCCTTCATCGCCGATCATGATACGGACGAAGACAGCCTGCTGAGCATGAGCGAGACGGATTTCGGCGAAGAGCAGTTCAGTGCCATCGACAGCGACGGCGACGGCTATCTGTCCGCAGACGAATTGACCGCGGAGGAACAGCGCAGGCAGGAAATGGGAGCTTTCAACATGGGCATGCGGCAGCCACCTTCGGGCGGAGACATGGCCGCCTCCCTCATTACCGAACTGGACAACGACGGCGATGGCAGCCTGAGCCAGACCGAACTGGAAATGGTTGACGAGCTGTTCAGCATGCTGGACACGGATGGAGACGGCACTCTTTCCGCTGAAGAGATTGCTGAAGACATGCAGTCCCGCATGGATGAAATGCAGCAGACCGCCATGAACATGGGGGCCATGCCGCCCCCGTCTGAAGACAATGCAAGCGGCACAGCAAGCGCCTTTGAGTCTTCCTCCGGTAACAGCGAAGAGGAATATGACGATCTGGACCTGAACAAGGACGGCACGGTCAGCTTTGATGAACTCAGACAAGCCATGATGTCCGGCATGCTGGGCGAAAACGCCGCATCCGAACTGCTGGGCAACAGCACTGGCCAGTCGGAAACGGGCAGCGGCCAGGTCCCGGGATTCATGCGTCGGATGGCGGATCAGGCATATCAGGCCCAAATGGCCAACGCAGGCTCCACCACGGCGGCAGACCTGTAGCGTGCCTTGTACGCGGTCTGGGGCGAAACCTGAGCATCGACCAGCCCCAACACATTTGAATCACAATGGCCTCTGTCCGACGGACAGAGGCCATTGCGTTTGCATCCTCACCCGCTCTGGCGTATATCGCTTTTGACCCGTAACACACGACACCTTACCGGACAGGAACACATATGATCGACCTGCACGTGCACACCAGCTTCAGCGACAGCAAACACACACCGGCTCACATGCTGCACCTTGCCAAACTGGCAGGCTACCGCGCCATCGCCTTCACCGACCATGCGGATGCCAGCAACATGCGGCATATACTGGAAAACATGCTGCCCATGGCGCGCACCTATTCACTCCATGAAGGCATTGATCTCTTCGTGGGCGTGGAACTCACCCATGTACCGCCCGCACTGATACCGGACTGCATCCGTGAAGCACGCGAACTGGGCGCGCAGATTGTCGGCGTACATGGCCAGACCCTCTCGGATGTGGTGGAAGAAGGCACCAACCTCGCCGCCATTGAAGGCGGGGCAGACATTCTCTGCCATCCCGGCCTCATCACCGAACAGGAAGCCGTGCTTGCCGCCGAAAAGGGGGTGCTGCTCGAGCTTTCCACACGGCCTTCCAACGCCCTGTGCAACGGCTACCTTGTCAATATTGCCCGCCGTACCCAGGCAAAACTCGTGATCAATAACGACGCCCACGAAAGCAAGGATTTCATTCCCCGCGACAAACGCAGGGCCATTGCCATCGGGGCGGGCATGACGCCGGACGAATACCGCGCTGCGGAAGAGAACAGCCGGGAATTCATTGCAAGGTTGCTCCGTCCATCATAACGGTATATTACAATTTCCAGTACGCCTTGAACCGCTCCGGTGCGCTTCTCGGCAGATGAACCATTCAGTCCCATCGAGGAGATTTTCATGATCAGACTGGCCGCACTGATGCTGATGATCATAACCGTGATGAGTCCTGCGCTTGCTTCTGGCAAGCAGGCGTTTTCCCAGAACGAGAAGACCACAATAATCTTCTTCGATACCATCCGGGAAAACCCGCCCATGCTGCGCGGCTTTCTTGCCGCCATGCCCAAGGGAGCCGACCTGCACTCCCATCTTTCCGGCGCGGTCTATGCCGAGGATTATCTTCAGTGGGCCATTGAAGACAACCGGTGCATCAACACAAGAACCTTCGAAATCAGCGCCGCTACCGAAAAGACCGAGAAATCCGGCAAAGTGCGCACGCTGTGTGCCGAAGGCTCCGTACCTGCCACCAACATGGCGCAGGATACGGGCTTGTACTCTGACGCCATCAATGCCCTCTCCACCCGCAATGTGCAGTATACCTCAGCCATGTGGGGACATGATCATTTCTTTGATACCTTCGGCAAATTCGGCGCTTCCCAGCAGGGACGGCAGACAGACATGCTGGCCTCTGTGGTCAGGCGTGCCGCCGCCCAGAACATCATGCATCTGGAACTTATGGCCTCCATCTATCCGCCGGATATCAAGGCAATCGCCACATCCGTCGGCTGGAACGGCGATGCCGCAGCCACTTTTGCCGCGCTCAAGCAGGCCGGTCTTTTCAAGACAATACCGGCTTCCGTTGCAGCACGCCGTCAGTTGCTGGATGACTTGAAGAGCCGACTTAACGAAAAGGAAGCGGCAACCGGCGTCGACTTCATCCAGCAGGTTATCCGCACCATGCCTCCGGAGATCGTGTTCGCACAGATCGCCTACAGTTTCGAGATGGTCCGGCAGGACCCCGACACCGTTGCGTTCAACCTCGTGGCTCCGGAAGACAACCCCGTGGCCCTGCGGGATTATTCGCTGCACATGAGCATGATCGATGCCCTGTATTCCCTGCCGGAATACAGGGATACCGCCATCACCCTGCATGCAGGCGAGCTTACCATGGGACTCGTCCCCCCCCGGGAACTGGCCTTCCATATCCGCGAAGCCGTGGAAAAGGGCCATGCACGCCGCATCGGACACGGTGTGGACATCATGTATGAAAAGAGTCCGTTCGAGCTGCTGCGCAGCCTGCAGAGCAAACCTGTTGCCGTGGAAATCTGCCTCAGCAGCAACGACCGCATTCTGAACGTTTCCGGCGCCGAACACCCCTTCCCCATCTATCGCCAGTTCGGAGTTCCCGTGGTGCTGAACACCGATGACGAAGGGGTCTCCCGCATCGACCTGACCAACGAGTACGTCCGGGCTGCCAAGGATTACGATCTGGGATACAGCGAGGTGAAAACCCTCTCGCGCAACAGCCTTGAATACAGCTTCCTTCC is drawn from Desulfovibrio mangrovi and contains these coding sequences:
- a CDS encoding EF-hand domain-containing protein; this translates as MSIYGVSGSSSSNMAEMLAQLRNAKQQDSGGFATSFIADHDTDEDSLLSMSETDFGEEQFSAIDSDGDGYLSADELTAEEQRRQEMGAFNMGMRQPPSGGDMAASLITELDNDGDGSLSQTELEMVDELFSMLDTDGDGTLSAEEIAEDMQSRMDEMQQTAMNMGAMPPPSEDNASGTASAFESSSGNSEEEYDDLDLNKDGTVSFDELRQAMMSGMLGENAASELLGNSTGQSETGSGQVPGFMRRMADQAYQAQMANAGSTTAADL
- a CDS encoding histidinol phosphate phosphatase domain-containing protein; this translates as MIDLHVHTSFSDSKHTPAHMLHLAKLAGYRAIAFTDHADASNMRHILENMLPMARTYSLHEGIDLFVGVELTHVPPALIPDCIREARELGAQIVGVHGQTLSDVVEEGTNLAAIEGGADILCHPGLITEQEAVLAAEKGVLLELSTRPSNALCNGYLVNIARRTQAKLVINNDAHESKDFIPRDKRRAIAIGAGMTPDEYRAAEENSREFIARLLRPS
- a CDS encoding adenosine deaminase family protein; translated protein: MIRLAALMLMIITVMSPALASGKQAFSQNEKTTIIFFDTIRENPPMLRGFLAAMPKGADLHSHLSGAVYAEDYLQWAIEDNRCINTRTFEISAATEKTEKSGKVRTLCAEGSVPATNMAQDTGLYSDAINALSTRNVQYTSAMWGHDHFFDTFGKFGASQQGRQTDMLASVVRRAAAQNIMHLELMASIYPPDIKAIATSVGWNGDAAATFAALKQAGLFKTIPASVAARRQLLDDLKSRLNEKEAATGVDFIQQVIRTMPPEIVFAQIAYSFEMVRQDPDTVAFNLVAPEDNPVALRDYSLHMSMIDALYSLPEYRDTAITLHAGELTMGLVPPRELAFHIREAVEKGHARRIGHGVDIMYEKSPFELLRSLQSKPVAVEICLSSNDRILNVSGAEHPFPIYRQFGVPVVLNTDDEGVSRIDLTNEYVRAAKDYDLGYSEVKTLSRNSLEYSFLPGQSLWDDPSAFTMANACKDSLIGHETAPCTKLLNESEKARAQWNLEIAFSEFEREVSESMANR